A window of the Garra rufa chromosome 10, GarRuf1.0, whole genome shotgun sequence genome harbors these coding sequences:
- the LOC141344005 gene encoding E3 ubiquitin/ISG15 ligase TRIM25-like, producing the protein MAEASISWTQDQFSCSVCLDLLKGPVTIPCGHSYCMSCITDCWNQDDQKGVYSCPQCRQTFSPRPALNTNVVFAQMVEKLKTTKIHTARALCYAGPEDVECDVCTGRKRKAVKSCLVCLESYCQTHFERHEEFHSGRRHKITDATGRLLEMICSKHDKQLEIYCRTDQQCICYLCAIDEHKNHDTVSSASERTEKQKQLEDTQRTLQHAIQMKEKELEDLKEAVKTHKHSAQTAVKVSERIFTELIRSIEKRRSEVIQNIRDREKTEVSRAEGLLKQLEQEIDDLRRRDAELKQLLHTDDHIHFLQSFQSLSAPTETGESVSAGSLPSYDDVGKSVFQLKERLEDFCKEVTEKIFDRVTYINIIPITEPKTREEFLQYFRQLTLNANTVNKCIQLSEENRVATCSREVQSYSDHPDRFDKLYEVLCREGLSGRCYWEVKWSGTDSVGISVSYKGIKRQGERCACGFGLNDQSWRLSCTPTSCQFWHNNKHTKLAEFSSSCRIGVYVDHRAGILSFYSVSNTMTLIHRVQTTFTQPLYPGFLLKLGLSVKLDNLTK; encoded by the exons ATGGCAGAAGCCAGTATTTCGTGGACTCAGGACCAGTTTAGCTGTTCAGTCtgtctggatctcctgaaggGTCCTGTGACCATCCCCTGCggacacagttactgtatgaGCTGCATCACAGACTGCTGGAATCAAGATGATCAGAAGGGAGTTTACAGCTGtcctcagtgcagacagaccttcagtccTAGACCTGCTTTAAATACAAATGTGGTGTTTGCTCAAatggtggagaaactgaagaCGACAAAAATCCATACAGCTCGGGCTCTCTGTTATGCTGGACCTGAAGATGTTGAGTGTGATGTCTGTACTGGAAGGAAACGCAAAGCTGTAAAGTCTTGTCTTGTGTGTCTAGAGTCTTACTGCCAAACTCACTTTGAGCGCCATGAGGAGTTCCACTCAGGTAGACGACACAAGATAACCGATGCCACTGGACGTCTGCTGGAGATGATCTGTTCTAAACACGATAAACAACTAGAAATCTATTGCCGGACTGATCAGCAATGTATCTGTTATCTGTGTGCAATAGATGAACATAAAAACCATGACACTGTATCATCTGCATCAGAGAGGACAGAGAAACAG AAACAGTTAGAAGACACACAGAGGACATTACAGCATGCAATTCAGATGAAAGAGAAAGAACTTGAGGATCTAAAAGAGGCTGTGAAGACACACAAG CACTCCGCCCAGACAGCAGTGAAGGtcagtgagaggatctttactgaaCTGATCCGCTCCATTGAGAAAAGACGTTCTGAGGTAATACAAAATATCAGAGATCGAGAAAAGACTGAagtgagtcgagctgaaggaCTCTTGAAGCAACTGGAGCAGGAGATTGatgatctgaggaggagagacgCTGAGCTGAAGCAGCTTTTACACACTGACGATCACATACATTTCCTACAG AGTTTTCAGTCTCTCTCTGCCCCAACTGAAACTGGAGAGAGTGTCAGTGCTGGTTCTCTGCCGTCTTACGATGATGTGGGAAAGTCTGTCTTTCAACTCAAAGAAAGACTAGAGGATTTCTGCAAAGAAGTGACTGAAAAAATATTTGACAGAG TCACATACATCAACATTATTCCCATCACTGAACCCAAGACTAGAGAGGAGTTCCTACAAT ATTTCCGTCAGCTCACTCTGAATGCAAACAcagtgaataaatgtattcaactgtCTGAGGAGAACAGAGTGGCAACTTGCAGCAGAGAAGTCCAGTCATAttctgatcatccagacagatttgataaaTTGTATGAGGTGTTGTGTAGAGAAGGCTTGTCCGGACGATGTTACTGGGAGGTTAAATGGAGTGGTACTGACAGTGTGGGTATATCAGTGTCCTATAAGGGTATCAAGAGGCAGGGAGAAAGATGTGCGTGCGGATTTGGATTGAATGATCAGTCTTGGAGATTGTCCTGCACTCCAACCAGTTGCCAATTCTGGCACAATAACAAACATACTAAACTCGCTGAATTCTCCAGCTCCtgtagaataggagtgtatgtggatcacagAGCAGGAATTCTATCCTTCTACAGTGTTTCTAACACAATGACTCTCATCCACAGagtccagaccacattcactcaACCACTCTATCCTGGGTTTTTGTTAAAACTGGGCTTATCAGTAAAACTTGATAATTtgacaaaataa